Proteins co-encoded in one Pocillopora verrucosa isolate sample1 chromosome 1, ASM3666991v2, whole genome shotgun sequence genomic window:
- the LOC131790858 gene encoding mycolipanoate synthase-like isoform X2 translates to MIPRNGDSILSEECLKDAIMVHRAIVNISGYVNICFRQQSPIIQQRSTEKSCKISNPLELAGTHFQKLKNLSSILAREFVKPTNVLSSGKTFNSSYQQMLANFHIERNKDQLTARADALRTIYFVRKTTSTEDYQDIERFEASFSNLLDSMGPRMKCAKLSYQTERTATDALQDILKPELWPLCFAVVAIAVLVFTIIRFTSINASCLRAVLLMFSSLAFPLTCSAGVVSITNSAFSSTCLFIPFLLLGKATTDVVLYLMEWERQKKVPSLEHRVGNCLARTGVLAMMTALCGSALYGVGIKSSFIAISNFSFATLVAYVTFSASIVITIIVLMYFERKLKKVNTPCATTCERRLSISEFGSVELRLSQCHKTRLQRILKEWARKITSTGGKIFSLGIFALLITLVVFSAFQTGDRTRTTQLRYRSENFKQFNKARQMFLSNETDVSIVFSKEVDYSLKSVQNQVMSACKKLEEAAYSKGKSLCWMAGFLQWVKHQNMSCSHSEFHRCLELFLKNSQSLLFRQDLLLEDSTSLVKISASRVHLRMTLNNRLQEDREALRTLRSDLHEQSSLKGVPISKEFFKIDDLVELEKETISIVLTAGTVVVFAVSLFAMCHVGASTLLAITFDLLILEAAAIMKTFGIYLDHVVFISLFVAVMLSLNFSIEVCHSFVLSAKRDIQGRMIDALRSVGVSVLGGTLISLSASVCLGFIFPSLADIFHLLLSSVFALGSIHALLVFPTVLALFEELVHNFSSKISQEEIEHFMVTNDSISMEARNGDIRKLKAKRSGISIIGISCRFPGAHSKNLFWALLEQGKSSIRAFPENRTQQHKAFVEFYNPKRFVNGRLCAINGSYLEEIKTFDNRFFGISNQEARAMDPQQRILLQVAYEAIEDAGMRLEDLQKCRTGVFVGVMNIEYGSLLADRSNYSYINQYTSTGITASILANRVSFCLNLTGPSIAVDTACSSSLTALKLAYDSLHNDDCDIAIVCAPNVVLNHSMQIISSMAGLLAPDGRCKSFDASGDGYGRGEGFAAVVLKLSKDALCDKDDVYCEILACGMNSDGQNAVPITAPSAKMQAQLSRSVLEQSGVAAEDVDYFEAHGTGTAIGDVVEVNSIADTYSNLAANSSRKLRIGSVKSNLNHTESTSGLAGLIKAALMIKNKTFVPTINVKVLNPKLKLEEKGIILQQTRESWKTEKGKPRIAAVNSFGFGGSNVHVILCEATATPGFQVENFKRKNNVLTITARSLEALKKLSRLYSKWIKDNAEEMNEHFVENLCFSLNERRSQYPHRLAVAFGPPFEASKSLEAFADDSVGWEKTASYAEVTSSDRKLVFMFGGQGSQWYAMGRQLMECETAFREAILTVSSLLRDMGQTWSLEDELMAPEDISRISENYIAQPATFAVQYATAQLLKSWKVHPSAVIGHSLGEFAAACVAGIITVKEALQLVLTRSTLQDKCPSNGSMAALGMPEIKARELLFNLRLSATLDIAAVNDAKSVTVAGESQSIEALGQHLSMNARDVFWRVLGTNRAFHSSHMEPIKKPFQTAMKSVQLNPQLSKIPMYSTVEGEVVSGQQLNSDYWWRNIRCPVRFYSAMKHLLRDGYKQIIEISTQPILAHYVKQIALQENLTEQERPVVVATLPRKRVPIKEQHRCFLKNTICRLYTMGFPVDWTLVQGSQSARFIRSPTSPWLENSFWYREQPPQSTVHPISSKETLWKPTHPYLAQVKMTDLYSGLHCWETEIDLFNFPSLKDHALIEGGAVMPGAAYLEMAFAMVKDEFVHTSGLELGDVKLSSLLTLPETQVRSLRLRLLKTDKIDKAQFHITSVQDDQSEIILSSGNISVDFLDTKANSEEEACNQVGPAVDELIRNMKEVPIEGFRELTQKYGFQYGGAYSIIKQTWHGEHEGLCLIDIHESAIVQSESKNYVVHPSILDACLQSCFIPLGISATDEKSVLPVGFKGITLYHVPNTNQLYSHVVEDAKEFGKFDITLMSPSGRVLLTMREFRIAELNSTPRRFTSDGLVYEMKWMEENLQGQRAMAPNLTCLLLRDSSPFSDILIGKLHAARVNVIPVDPPNALFFDTETKETISRELTALHSIPSSMLKVVNLWPVETTLLPNNFDVIEKAQNLAFSSSVFLIQQLTRNHFLDSRLLLVSESTQLLSTTTKSHNDSIPWASTIWGLRRTAKLEESDLRITTIDLGDKNDNEEIDLLLSEILGDSMEEEIAFRDRKRLINRVVRSNICTEQPAIHNNVSDWGSLYLSSIPASRKVCFRQRSFSRSSPSEVTVELLYCWTPSESILDVAKPDACVFTVGKVIHLPREAASNQIQIGDVVCGVMASGRVSRSVPMQVRNIFVKPAILTQEQATYIPACLAIAFHALQRIGTMEEKKKLLIHQAHRGPGPVAVALAKALGHEVFCTISDTCQSVTESTLLELGAKSVAHQSLTSFENDSIDAFDAVLFFYPPSPNALQKSSRRLKRGGKVVILGAEFDGAVVFPAKKNVLYVRESISDIIRSSKTYQKLSLESLELLKGSRVLQKLLELKLLSTDIPTAIEAANKATLKDSPPKRVLREFRGISFLVHSFAPSEGGNDLLTIPVLPRGLDVCGLKENRTYLVAGGTRGFGFEVARWMAENGAKSIGLIGRSKLSDTEYQKVRDLETKTGAKFYTFQIDISSREQMFSLQKQLQSLPSVAGIVHSAMVLRDEYIKDWKFESFTEVMGPKIKGSFLLHQMSLEMDLDFFVMFSSMASVVGIVASSSYSGCNAFQDSLAQYRRQVLGLPGLSINWGPISGAGVMERQSNIAKLMAVGGLGFINARDGVNLMAKVLTEEPSRFQISLFGVDWPRYINSNTGLQNTPRLSMFTSEISVSESQTNTAESLLQRIRLEKDPDKKGELIVEYVRISVAELTGSSSLSETDLNKSLYSYGIDSTAALTLKMLLESNLQVSFEVYYFMQPDTTTLKMAKDISARLRGKASSPQNSESQESAPGQTQSSEETNTSDMPSKKEVQVLPLYTPEGSAIKFFCVHPSHRYALNLVPISTGFQGQDLVSFYALGFTDPTVISEDWGGVRELAAHYVQLITNEQRHGPYFLGGYSYGGLVAYEMASLLTEQNHRVEFLVMIDTFPWSLRSRTITTRLFSAKEDGWLPSRHVQLQFESYLEKLAVDSLKMNVDEYKQIRDTHTQDWIIDELQKRSLTKGLTTYNLRTLREALLRNQTFANRTHQEWQPAEVRYRGPLTFLRCQNSRFFPRNPTSRGIGEEWSQLVDEGTTVLVCPGDHYSLSELPQAQVTGGILATALGFTYRMLFPEFPTPPRTFNQRRAVGKLSGGVGVFLHSKKGNKMPHHGMLFFHEDAHKLELRSKPGEEEGIQNEKTKKIIDLKELRMVQPGRFVSSALKYTWRKRRVGGCESGNLGHIASVATSRRVYNLEFCDYSDLKAFYDMVEAVFAVKLLTI, encoded by the exons ATGATACCCAGGAATGGGGACAGCATTCTAAGTGAAGAATGTTTAAAAGACGCCATTATGGTTCACAGAGCCATAGTAAATATCAGCGGTTACGTCAATATATGTTTCAGGCAGCAATCGCCAATTATCCAACAAAGAAGCACAGAGAAAAGCTGCAAGATCAGCAATCCTCTTGAGTTAGCCGGAAcgcattttcaaaaattaaaaaatctttcctCGATCCTGGCTCGCGAGTTTGTAAAGCCTACTAATGTTCTTTCCTCTGGaaaaacatttaattcttcCTATCAGCAAATGCTGGCCAATTTCCACATAGAACGGAACAAAGATCAATTGACTGCCCGTGCCGACGCTCTTCGAACTATTTACTTCGTAAGAAAGACAACCAGCACAGAAGACTACCAAGACATAGAAAGGTTTGAAGCCTCCTTTAGCAATCTCCTTGATTCAATGGGTCCTCGCATGAAATGTGCAAAACTCTCTTACCAGACTGAGAGAACAGCGACTGATGCCTTGCAAGATATACTGAAACCAGAGCTATGGCCTCTTTGTTTTGCAGTCGTAGCGATTGCTGTCCTTGTCTTCACTATCATACGCTTTACTTCTATCAATGCCAGTTGTTTAAGGGCAGTCCTCCTGATGTTCtcttctcttgcttttcctttaaCCTGCTCTGCAGGTGTTGTCTCCATAACAAACTCTGCCTTTTCCTCAACGTGCCTCTTTATACCCTTCTTACTATTGGGGAAAGCAACTACAGACGTGGTACTTTACCTCATGGAATGGGAAAGGCAAAAAAAGGTGCCATCACTTGAACATCGCGTGGGAAATTGCCTGGCTAGAACAGGGGTTCTTGCTATGATGACTGCGCTTTGTGGGTCAGCTCTTTATGGAGTGGGAATCAAATCCTCTTTTATTGccatttccaatttttcctttgcaaCACTTGTTGCTTATGTAACATTTTCTGCTTCTATTGTGATCACAATCATTGTATTGAtgtattttgaaagaaagcttaAGAAAGTGAACACGCCCTGTGCGACTACATGTGAAAGAAGATTGTCCATCTCTGAATTTGGAAGCGTCGAGCTTAGACTCTCACAGTGCCATAAGACAAGACTGCAACGCATTCTGAAAGAATGGGCTCGAAAAATAACATCCACCGGCGGCAAAATTTTCTCCCTCGGAATCTTTGCCCTTCTCATCACTTTAGTTGTTTTCTCCGCTTTTCAAACTGGAGACAGAACGCGCACCACACAGTTGCGCTATCGGAGTGAAAACTTCAAGCAGTTTAATAAGGCACGACAAATGTTCCTAAGCAACGAAACTGATGTGAGCATCGTTTTCTCCAAGGAAGTCGACTATTCACTAAAAAGTGTACAAAATCAAGTAATGTCAGCGTGTAAAAAACTGGAAGAGGCCGCTTACAGTAAAGGAAAGTCCCTTTGTTGGATGGCAGGCTTTCTACAGTGGGTCAAACATCAAAACATGAGCTGTTCACATTCAGAGTTTCACCGGTGCTTGGAACTTTTCCTGAAAAATTCCCAGAGTTTGCTGTTTAGACAAGACCTGCTTTTAGAAGATTCTACATCTCTTGTTAAAATATCGGCGTCTCGAGTTCATCTGAGGATGACACTGAACAACCGATTGCAAGAAGATAGAGAAGCCCTTAGGACACtgagaagtgatttacatgaaCAGTCCTCCTTGAAAGGCGTCCCAATCTCCAAAGAATTTTTCAAGATAGATGACCTCGTCGAGTTAGAAAAAGAAACCATCTCCATAGTTCTCACAGCTGGCACAGTGGTGGTGtttgctgtttctttgtttgcaaTGTGTCATGTCGGGGCTAGTACACTCCTGGCTATAACGTTCGACCTTCTAATACTGGAAGCAGCAGCTATTATGAAAACATTTGGAATCTACCTGGATCATGtggttttcatttctctttttgtggCGGTCATGCTGTCCTTGAATTTTAGTATTGAAGTGTGCCATTCGTTCGTACTCTCGGCCAAGCGAGACATACAAGGTCGCATGATTGATGCTCTTCGCTCCGTTGGAGTATCCGTGCTGGGAGGCACTTTGATATCCCTATCGGCTTCTGTTTGCTTGGGATTCATTTTTCCCAGTCTAGCAGATATTTTCCATCTACTACTTTCCTCGGTGTTCGCTTTGGGGTCCATCCATGCTCTTCTTGTTTTCCCGACGGTCCTTGCATTGTTTGAGGAGTTAGTGCACAATTTTAGCTCCAAGATTAGCCAAGAGGAAATAGAACACTTCATGGTAACAAATGACTCAATATCAATGGAAGCACGGAATGGCGATATAAGAAAGCTCAAGGCTAAACGTTCCGGGATCTCCATCATAGGCATTAGTTGTAGATTCCCCGGTGCTCACAGTAAGAACCTCTTTTGGGCCTTGCTTGAACAAGGAAAGAGCTCCATTCGTGCGTTTCCCGAGAACAGAACACAGCAGCATAAAGCGTTTGTTGAGTTCTACAACCCCAAGCGTTTCGTAAATGGACGCCTTTGTGCCATCAATGGTTCCTACTTGGAAGAAATTAAGACTTTCGACAACAGGTTCTTCGGTATCTCCAATCAAGAGGCACGTGCAATGGACCCTCAGCAAAGAATACTCCTTCAAGTAGCCTACGAGGCAATAGAAGATGCAGGAATGCGGCTTGAAGACTTACAAAAGTGTAGAACAGGTGTTTTTGTTGGTGTGATGAATATCGAATACGGTTCTCTTTTGGCAGACCGCTCAAATTACTCCTACATCAATCAGTATACCTCAACAGGGATAACAGCATCTATTCTTGCCAACAGAGTGTCATTTTGCCTTAATCTGACCGGACCAAGTATTGCCGTGGATACAGCATGTTCCTCATCGCTGACTGCTCTTAAACTAGCTTATGATAGCCTGCATAACGATGATTGCGATATAGCTATCGTTTGCGCACCTAATGTCGTCCTTAACCATTCCATGCAGATAATATCCAGTATGGCTGGACTTCTTGCCCCGGATGGCCGTTGTAAGAGTTTTGATGCTTCTGGGGACGGTTATGGACGCGGAGAGGGCTTTGCAGCGGTTGTACTCAAACTGTCAAAGGATGCTCTTTGTGACAAAGACGATGTATATTGCGAGATCCTTGCATGTGGAATGAACAGCGACGGTCAAAATGCTGTCCCGATCACCGCTCCAAGTGCCAAGATGCAAGCTCAGTTATCAAGAAGCGTGCTAGAGCAGTCAGGAGTGGCCGCAGAAGACGTGGATTACTTCGAAGCACATGGAACTGGTACCGCGATTGGTGATGTAGTGGAAGTCAACTCCATAGCAGATACCTACTCCAACCTGGCCGCAAATTCTTCACGAAAATTGAGAATTGGCTCTGTCAAATCTAATCTCAATCATACGGAATCTACTTCTGGTCTTGCTGGACTTATTAAGGCCGCCCTGATGATAAAAAACAAGACCTTTGTACCCACCATCAACGTCAAGGTGTTGAATCCCAAACTAAAGCTTGAAGAAAAAGGGATTATTCTACAACAAACTCGTGAGTCTTGGAAAACAGAAAAGGGAAAACCGCGAATAGCAGCCGTTAATTCGTTCGGTTTTGGTGGGTCAAATGTGCATGTTATTCTTTGCGAAGCTACAGCAACACCAGGCTTCCAAGTGGAAAACTTCAAACGCAAGAATAACGTTCTTACTATCACAGCACGTTCTCTAGAAGCTCTTAAAAAGCTGTCACGCCTTTACTCCAAGTGGATTAAAGACAACGCTGAAGAAATGAATGAACACTTTGTGGAAAACTTATGTTTCTCGTTGAACGAACGTCGAAGCCAGTATCCGCATCGCCTGGCAGTTGCCTTTGGGCCTCCTTTCGAAGCATCGAAGTCACTAGAAGCTTTTGCTGATGACTCCGTTGGTTGGGAAAAGACCGCTTCTTATGCTGAGGTGACCTCAAGCGATAGGAAACTGGTTTTCATGTTTGGGGGTCAGGGATCACAATGGTATGCCATGGGAAGGCAGTTAATGGAATGCGAAACTGCTTTCAGAGAGGCAATTTTGACTGTTAGCAGCTTACTGAGAGATATGGGACAGACGTGGTCACTTGAAGACGAATTGATGGCACCAGAAGACATCTCGCGAATATCAGAAAACTACATTGCCCAGCCAGCCACGTTCGCTGTACAGTACGCAACCGCACAGCTGCTTAAGTCCTGGAAAGTCCATCCGTCTGCTGTTATTGGTCACAGTTTAGGAGAGTTCGCAGCTGCCTGTGTTGCTGGAATCATCACTGTCAAGGAAGCACTTCAGCTGGTACTAACTCGCTCCACTCTTCAAGACAAATGCCCAAGCAATGGAAGTATGGCTGCCCTGGGCATGCCTGAGATAAAGGCCAGGGAACTGCTTTTCAATCTAAGGTTAAGCGCCACCCTTGACATAGCGGCAGTTAATGATGCAAAAAGCGTCACTGTAGCTGGTGAGTCGCAATCCATCGAGGCACTGGGACAACATCTTTCGATGAACGCAAGAGATGTTTTCTGGCGTGTTCTTGGAACAAATCGTGCATTTCACAGCTCACACATGGAACCcatcaagaaaccatttcagaCAGCTATGAAAAGTGTACAGCTAAACCCTCAACTATCGAAGATTCCAATGTACTCTACCGTTGAAGGCGAAGTTGTCTCGGGTCAGCAGTTAAACAGCGATTATTGGTGGCGAAATATACGCTGTCCTGTTCGCTTCTACTCAGCAATGAAACATCTACTGAGAGATGGTTACAAGCAGATAATTGAGATCAGCACGCAGCCAATCCTTGCCCACTACGTAAAACAGATAGCTCTTCAGGAGAATTTGACGGAACAGGAAAGGCCCGTTGTTGTCGCAACTCTTCCACGCAAGAGAGTACCCATCAAGGAGCAACACAGATGCTTTCTTAAGAACACAATATGCAGATTGTATACCATGGGATTTCCCGTAGACTGGACCTTGGTACAGGGGAGCCAATCAGCCAGGTTTATCCGGTCCCCAACATCTCCATGGCTGGAAAACAGTTTTTGGTACAGGGAACAACCACCGCAATCAACAGTCCACCCAATTAGCTCTAAGGAAACCCTATGGAAGCCAACACATCCTTATCTGGCACAAGTCAAAATGACAGACTTATACTCAGGCCTGCACTGCTGGGAGACTGAGATTGaccttttcaattttccatcTCTAAAGGATCACGCCCTTATTGAAGGAGGTGCCGTGATGCCCGGGGCTGCTTACCTGGAGATGGCCTTTGCAATGGTAAAGGACGAATTCGTACATACTTCTGGCCTGGAACTTGGTGATGTGAAACTTTCAAGTCTTCTCACTCTTCCTGAAACACAG GTTAGATCCTTACGACTTCGCCTTTTAAAGACCGACAAAATAGACAAGGCTCAGTTTCACATTACAAGCGTGCAGGACGACCAgtctgaaattattttgagtaGTGGAAACATCTCGGTCGATTTCTTGGACACAAAAGCAAACAGCGAGGAAGAAG CTTGCAATCAAGTTGGCCCAGCCGTCGACGAGCTAATCAGAAATATGAAAGAGGTGCCGATTGAAGGATTCAGAGAATTAACTCAAAAGTATGGCTTTCAGTATGGTGGTGCCTACTCCATCATCAAACAGACATGGCACGGCGAGCACGAGGGACTTTGTCTGATCGATATCCACGAATCAGCCATCGTTCAATcagaaagtaaaaattatgttgtCCACCCCTCCATTTTGGACGCGTGTCTGCAGTCTTGCTTTATCCCACTTGGAATCTCAGCTACTGATGAAAAATCTGTTTTACCGGTGGGATTTAAGGGCATCACGCTGTACCATGTTCCAAATACCAATCAACTCTATTCTCACGTCGTTGAGGATGCCAAAGAGTTCGGGAAATTCGACATCACGCTTATGAGTCCATCCGGAAGGGTTTTACTAACTATGAGAGAGTTCCGTATCGCAGAATTGAACAGCACACCACGCCGATTTACTTCTGATGGCcttgtttatgaaatgaagTGGATGGAAGAGAATTTACAAGGACAAAGAGCAATGGCGCCAAACTTGACCTGTCTTCTTCTCAGGGACAGCTCCCCTTTCTCAGACATCCTAATCGGCAAGCTTCACGCTGCAAGAGTCAATGTAATCCCAGTTGATCCACCCAATGCTCTATTTTTTGAtacagaaacaaaagaaacaatcagCAGAGAGCTTACTGCCCTACATTCGATCCCTTCATCCATGCTCAAAGTCGTCAACTTGTGGCCAGTAGAAACCACTCTCCTACCAAACAATTTCGATGTTATCGAAAAAGCACAAAACCTCGCCTTCAGCAGCtcagttttcttaattcaaCAGCTTACAAGAAACCATTTTCTCGATTCTCGGCTTCTGCTCGTGTCTGAAAGTACACAGCTCCTAAGTACCACAACGAAATCTCACAACGACTCCATTCCTTGGGCTTCTACAATCTGGGGTCTTCGCAGAACAGCAAAGCTCGAAGAATCTGATCTTAGGATTACTACGATTGATCTTGGCGACAAAAATGATAATGAGGAGATAGATTTGCTTCTTTCTGAAATCCTTGGCGATAGTATGGAAGAAGAGATTGCCTTTCGAGATAGAAAGCGGCTCATTAATCGCGTTGTGAGATCAAATATTTGCACCGAGCAGCCCGCAATACACAATAATGTTAGCGACTGGGGTTCTTTATACTTGTCATCCATTCCTGCTTCACGGAAGGTCTGCTTTCGCCAGAGGAGTTTTTCGAGGTCATCGCCCTCCGAGGTCACAGTAGAACTGCTTTATTGCTGGACACCCTCTGAGTCAATACTTGATGTAGCCAAACCAGATGCTTGTGTTTTCACCGTGGGAAAGGTGATTCATCTACCAAGGGAAGCCGCAAGTAATCAGATACAAATTGGAGACGTTGTGTGCGGCGTTATGGCGTCTGGACGAGTTTCTCGTTCCGTTCCCATGCAAGTCAGGAACATTTTTGTAAAGCCAGCTATTTTGACGCAAGAACAAGCAACATACATCCCTGCCTGCCTTGCCATAGCCTTTCACGCCCTACAACGGATAGGAACgatggaagaaaagaagaagttaCTGATTCATCAGGCTCACCGTGGCCCTGGGCCTGTGGCAGTTGCCCTTGCAAAAGCATTGGGTCATGAAGTATTTTGCACTATCTCAGATACTTGCCAATCGGTGACAGAATCCACCCTTCTAGAGCTGGGAGCAAAGAGTGTAGCACATCAGAGTCTCACtagttttgaaaatgattccATCGACGCTTTTGatgcagttttgtttttctacccACCCTCTCCGAACGCTCTCCAAAAAAGCAGTCGACGTCTTAAACGTGGAGGAAAAGTCGTTATCTTGGGAGCCGAATTTGATGGTGCCGTCGTGTTCCCTGCAAAGAAAAACGTCCTGTATGTAAGAGAAAGCATTTCAGATATCATACGATCATCGAAGACTTATCAAAAGCTCAGCTTAGAGAGTCTAGAGCTGCTGAAAGGTAGTAGAGTTCTGCAAAAGCTTCTGGAACTCAAGTTACTATCGACAGACATACCCACGGCAATTGAAGCTGCAAACAAAGCCACTCTGAAAGACTCACCTCCAAAAAGGGTCCTGAGAGAATTTCGAGGCATTTCTTTTCTGGTTCACTCTTTTGCACCATCTGAAGGAGGCAATGATCTTCTAACGATCCCCGTGCTTCCACGAGGTCTGGATGTGTGTGGtctcaaagaaaacagaacgTACTTGGTGGCTGGGGGGACCAGAGGATTCGGATTTGAGGTGGCGCGTTGGATGGCCGAGAATGGAGCAAAGTCTATAGGACTGATTGGTCGTTCCAAGCTCTCAGATACCGAGTATCAAAAAGTACGAGATTTAGAGACGAAGACAGGTGCAAAGTTCTATACGTTCCAG aTTGATATCTCCAGCCGAGAGCAAATGTTTTCCTTACAAAAGCAGCTCCAGTCTCTTCCAAGTGTAGCTGGAATAGTACATTCTGCTATGGTTCTCCGAGACGAATACATCAAAGAttggaaatttgaaagtttcacAGAAGTTATGGGTCCTAAGATCAAAG GTTCCTTTTTACTACACCAAATGAGTTTGGAGATGGATCTAGATTTCTTTGTTATGTTCTCATCTATGGCATCTGTTGTTGGAATCGTGGCATCTTCGTCATACTCAGGCTGTAATGCTTTCCAAGATTCTCTTGCCCAGTATCGAAGACAGGTACTCGGTTTGCCCGGACTTTCGATAAACTGGGGACCAATCAGTGGAGCTGGTGTGATGGAACGGCAGAGTAATATTGCAAAATTGATGGCAGTTGGAGGACTGGGCTTCATAAACGCCAGAGATg GAGTCAATCTGATGGCCAAGGTTTTGACCGAGGAGCCGAGCCGTTTCCAAATCTCTTTATTTGGTGTGGACTGGCCTCGGTATATTAACAGTAATACCGGACTACAAAATACGCCCCGACTCTCAATGTTCACCTCAGAAATCAGTGTTTCTGAGAGCCAAACTAACACAGCAGAGTCTTTACTACAAAGAATTCGGTTAGAGAAGGACCCAGATAAGAAAGGCGAACTTATCGTTGAGTATGTTCGCATCTCGGTTGCGGAATTGACAGGCAGTTCATCGCTTTCAGAGACGGATCTAAACAAAAGCTTGTATAGCTATGGTATTGACTCCACTGCAGCTTTGACTCTGAAGATGCTGCTTGAGTCAAACTTGCAGGTCTCTTTTGAG GTTTACTACTTCATGCAGCCTGACACTACTACACTAAAAATGGCCAAGGACATCAGTGCCAGGCTTCGTGGAAAAGCAAGCAGCCCGCAGAATAGCGAGAGCCAAGAAAGTGCACCCGGACAAACTCAGTCATCGGAGGAAACAAATACTTCAGACATGCCGTCCAAGAAGGAGGTTCAAGTCTTACCTCTTTACACTCCTGAGGGATCAGCAATAAAATTCTTCTGTGTTCACCCTTCACATCGCTACGCGTTGAATTTGGTTCCCATTTCTACCGGATTTCAAGGACAG GACTTAGTATCCTTTTATGCTCTGGGCTTTACTGATCCTACGGTCATCAGTGAGGACTGGGGTGGAGTGCGTGAGCTTGCCGCTCATTACGTTCAGCTGATCACCAACGAACAGCGCCATGGACCGTACTTTCTCGGGGGATATTCATATGGAGGACTTGTAGCGTACGAAATGGCTTCCCTGTTAACAGAACAGAATCATAGGGTGGAGTTCCTTGTAATGATTGACACATTTCCTTGGTCACTGCGTTCACGGACCATAACCACTCGGTTATTTTCCGCGAAGGAAGACGGATGGTTGCCATCGCGACATGTTCAG CTCCAATTCGAAAGCTACTTGGAAAAGCTTGCAGTAGACTCCCTAAAGATGAATGTTGACGAATATAAACAAATTAGAGATACACACACTCAAGACTGGATCATTGATGagttgcagaaaagaagccttaCGAAAGGTCTTACCACCTACAATTTAAGGACCCTAAGAGAAGCTCTTCTGAGGAATCAAACCTTTGCCAATAGGACGCATCAAGAATGGCAGCCTGCTGAA GTTCGCTATCGAGGTCCTCTCACATTCCTCAGATGTCAGAACAGCAGATTTTTCCCCCGTAATCCCACATCACGGGGCATCGGGGAAGAATGGAGTCAGTTGGTAGATGAAGGTACCACAGTACTCGTGTGCCCTGGTGACCACTACTCCTTAAGTGAGTTACCTCAAGCACAAGTAACTGGTGGTATCCTTGCAACAGCCCTGGGCTTCACCTACCGCATGTTGTTTCCAGAATTCCCCACACCTCCCAGAACGTTCAACCAAAGACGTGCCGTGGGGAAACTTTCTGGCGGTGTAGGCGTGTTCCTTCACtcaaaaaaag GCAACAAAATGCCGCATCACGGAATGCTATTTTTCCATGAAGATGCCCACAAACTTGAGCTGAGATCAAAACCTGGCGAAGAAGAAGGaattcaaaacgaaaaaactaaaaagatcaTTGATCTGAAAG AACTTCGCATGGTGCAGCCAGGAAGGTTTGTCTCCAGTGCCCTGAAGTATACCTGGCGAAAACGAAGAGTTGGAGGTTGTGAAAGTGGAAATTTGGGACACATTGCTTCTGTTGCAACCAGTCGCCGCGTTTACAATTTGGAATTTTGTGATTATTCCGACTTAAAAGCGTTTTACGACATGGTAGAAGCTGTGTTCGCTGTCAAGCTATTGACTATATAG